The window ccaattaaacccattGGACTCTAACCTAGTGTTTGTGATGATTTTTTAACATCCTGGTATGTGGTGACCCAGAATTGAACACCGTACTGTCACCAAACCAAACACTAATAAAGCTGCAAAATGACATCCTGCCTCAGTCCTCGAATCCCTGACCAATCGAAACTGGCATGTCCTCTGCCTCCTTTAGCTCTGGTGTGTGTTGCTTGTGTTTTAACGTGCTGTGTGTTTTGGATATAGTTGCAGTACCTGGAGATGAGCTTGCGTTACGATGTGATTGAAGCTAATTTCTACAGTGCCCTTTTAGCTGATGCTCATGGCTTTGATGTGTTAGACTTGCACCACCAATTCCGGTTTGCACTACACCACCGAGCAGCTGATGGTGTTCACTGGAGCCACGTTATTCATCGGCaaatttcccagctcctgctcgAACACATTGCGTCTGCCTGGGGTGTGGCTCTGCCCCCTGGGAAACCACAAGGTAATATGATATCAGctcctgcccccaccccccccacccccccccccccccccccaaatcaggTCAGGACAGGGGAGGAGGCACAAGCCCCAGTCCCTGACTGAAGGGGACAGTGCGCTGCTCGTGATGCATTCATGTGTTACCTGTTCCATCCTGACCCATGGGTGGTTCTGttcacagcctctgtcccagtgtGTCGGTCACAGACCTGGCGAATACCCAGTAGTAATCCTGCTGAAGTGGACTTCATCGCTGACTGTCTGGAGTCCAACTGGGGTCAGCCTTTTCCAGGATACACCAGCTTCCACAACGTGAACCCCAACGGTATGATAGACACTTACTCTGTTCACACAAGGCTCTTTGCTAAGGCTCTCactgtgatagagagggagggggttagtcAGGGCTGGGAGCAGGGAGTTTGTGGCTACAGGGGGATGTGCTAACTCTCTCTTGAGGCTGTCATTTTTGGATAATGTATTTGGAGTTACAATGCCTGCTATTGCAGTACAAATGGCTACATGAAGTCCAAAAGTTTGGCAGAAGACCAGGCAAACTGGCTGGACACTCTACTGAGGAGGGGGTTAATGGGAGCACTGTCACAGTTACAccacagagggagggcagcaaggtctgcctggtgctgttcctggcatgtcctcctgcactctccattgaaccagggttgatcccttggcttgatggtaatggttgagtgggggatatgccgggccatgaggttacagattgtgctggagtacaattctgctgctggtgATGACCCACCGTGTCTCATGGATGCCCCGTCCtgagttgttagatctgtttgaactctgtcccatttagcagggtgacagtgcctcacaacacgatggagggtattctcaatgtgaaggtgggactttgtctccacaaggacagtgcggtggtcactctCACCGATACTGTCATGGTCAGATACACCTGCAGCCagagattggtgaggatgaggtcaggatggttttccctcttgttggttccctccccacctgccccagacccagtctagcagcgatgccctttaggacccgaccagctcgatcagtaatgctgctgccgagccactcttggtggtgggactttgaaatcccccacccagggtACATTCTGTACCCttaccaccctcagtgcttcctctgagtgttgttcaacatggaggagtaatgattcatcagccgaggggGGGCGGTACGTGGTAAtgcagcaggaggtttccttgcccgtgTTTCACCTGAAgctatgagacttcatggggtccggaGTCAAAGTTGAGgattcccagggcaactccctcccgactgtatcccactgtgctgccccctctgctgggcCTGTCCTGCGGGTGGGACAGGACCTATCCAGGAatggggatggtgatggtggggtCTGGGACACTGTCTCTAAGGTATGATCCCGTGAGTATGACTAGTCCAGCGACAGTCTgagagacagctctcccagttttggcactCGGCCTGTGatgagggccaagtgctggcaaatgggacaagattagtttaagatatctggtcagcatgtgaCCCTGTTAGTAAGGACAACTTTGCAGGGTCGATGGCTATTTTTTTGCTGTTATAATTTCTGAAGCCTCAGTTGATTCTCTCTAGTCTGTCTTTTCTGTTCTTGAATGAGCAGCAATTGGTCCAATTGGATGGCTTGCTGGGTCATTCATTGGGCAGCTGAGAGCCAACCACAGTgctgggactggagtcacattggccagaccaggtgagatgTCCTCTGAAGGATCTCAGTGAGGCAGATGGGTTTCTTCCAACCATCAGCTGTGGTTTGATGGTTGTGAGGAGATTCATCAATATCAGGAATGAAGAGTCTAAATCCCATCATCTACCGTGATTGGGTTTGAACCTGGGACTCCAGAACATGAGCTGAGTTTCTACATTTATGgtttttgctggaaaagcacagcaggtcaggcagcatctgaggagcaggagagtccacgtttcaggcaggagcccttcatcaggaatgaggctgggagcctcaggggtggagagataaatgaggggggtgggggttgggggaagaaggtagctgagtgtgtaataggtggatggaggtgggggtaaaggtgataggtcagatgagggtgggacagatcatgagggcagtgctgagctggaaggttgaaattggggtgaggtgggggaaggggaaatgaggaaactggtgaagaccacattgatgccctggggttgaagtgttccgagacggaagatgaggcattgggggctggggaaatggaagtcttggagtaggtggagggtgtgggtggtgtctcgaacgtatgtgggtagttcctggactagggggggatgagtttggggcaggagcaggctgagacaatgggtcggccagggtggtcaggcttgtggattttgggaaggagatagaaccgggcagtgcggggttcccggactgaggtgatggtttggtgattttggggggggggggtggggtcatgatcgagggggcggtaggaggaggtgtcttcaagttggcatctggcttcagcggtgtagaggtcagtgtgccagactcccactgcaccccctttatctgctggtttgatggtgaggttgggattggagcagagggagttaGCTATAGCCATGATATTAGTGTGATCCTATCACCTCCAACAGCAGACACGTGTGCTTCAGGGGTTCAGAGTTTGACTAGTGTTGGAGACACTGTGGCCCATCTGTGAGGCTGGGAGTTACGTGGATggcatagaacataaaacaatacagttcagaacaggcccttcggccctcgatgttgcgctgccctgtgaactattctcagctcgtccccctacactctcccaaaatcatccatgtgcttatccaaggattgtttaaatctccttaaTGTGGCATGTTCCAAGATGCTCACGCCTCCACTCAAAGGATTGAAGGGAAGAGAATGggtggattagattacttagtgtggaaacaggcccttcggcccaacaagtccacaccgccccgctgaagcgtaacccacccatacccctacatctacatctaccccttacctaacactacgggcaatttcccatggccaattcacctgacctgcacatctttggagtgtgggaggaaaccggagcacccggaggaaacccacgcagacacagggagaacgtgcaaactccacacagtcagtcgcctgaggcgggaattgaacccgggtctctggtgctgtgaggcaacagtgctaaccactgtgccaccgtgctgcccacggtGGTTTGGTACAAGGGGGATGTCTTCACCAGAGAGTGGGGATGTTGTGGGATTAAATACCCCCTCGCTGTGATCATTCTGCCCCTGTCCCTCCTTCCCAGATAGtgattccagattcccaccatcctcttGGTGCAAAACATTTTCCTCATCTTCTCTGAACCTCCAGTCCCTTCATTTAAATCCAGGCCCCTCTGCTCACTGACTCTCCATCAAGGGGAATCTATCTTCAGCCCAGTCAAAGCCGAGAGAATCTCCCCTGTATCCTGTCCGGTGCAATCCCATCTCTGGAAAACCGACACTGCGTGCTCTCTCGGCCAGGACAATGACAAGACCAAAACTGTAATGAGTCCTCTGGGTGTGACCACTCCAAACTGCTGGGTCAAGTGGAGTGGAGGTCACAGGCAAACCTTCTGTGAATggggctctctcttcccccaccgtCCTTGATGGGAAAGCTGGTGTATCTGTTTATTGTGAACTTCCCGGGTAGATGGAGAGCAGCTGTTAACTGGGATGAGATCGGAAGGTTTTTAAATGATGGGCTGTGGACCTTGCCCTGGAGTGGGGAGGGCCTTTGTCCTAgtgtgccccccaccccccccacccctgtccaTCCCCCCCGCACTGACCTGTACTGTTTTGATTTCAGATCATTTGTCAATACCTGCCAAATCTCTGCCCAGGCTCCAGGACAACTGGGATCAATCAGCAGAACAGACCAGGAATTCCAGGGTGCTCCGGAATAACCAGCTAGTAATGAGACATCGACCATTACACAGCAGGATCCCAGTCCCATACAACCTGCCCCATTACAGTGGTCTCCACTAAACAGGGCTGTGGGAGGGGTGTGTCTCAGTCaggtgtgtgtctcagtgagagtcagggctgtggggggggggttgtctcagtgagagtcagggCTGTGGGGGGGTCTCTGTGAGAGTcagggctgtggggggggggcggttgtgtctcagtgagagtcggggctgtggggagtgtgtgtgtgtgtctcagtgagagtcagagctgtggggggggtgggggggggttgtgtCTCGGTGAGAGTCAGGGCTGTGTCTGAGGGACTAAGTACATtggggacagtgggggacagggggtggggggatgggatcaCATGGAGGCTGGGTTTTACAGGATATACAGTTTTACTGCCGAAATCAGAGTATCTAAACTCCGTCTGGTTTTCTCAGGACTGTTGAGAAGCACATAATTGTTTATCGATTTTATGACTAATTAAAATGGTTTACAAATTCCAATTGTTATTGAAAGTTAATGTAACCCCAACCAGCTCTCTGCCTGAGGGAACTGACCCCTCTGGCTAGTGCTCCCTTGGCCTGGCTTGATGTACTGTTTTAATTTAGGGATTTGGTTACTGACTTAGATTGTACTGTCACAGTACTCTAGTCCAGGAGTACAGTGGGCAGTGTATCTTGTCACACCTGCTGCCATCTTGGGGAtacagggtaaaccctcctgcttaatttaaacttAGCAACACAAGATTTACCCTGTGCAGTAATGTGTGAAACTTAGAGAGGCCAAgaattatttaaaataaaaattgacaaCTTTATTCTCTGCTATACCTTAAATCGTAATGAACTAACACCTATTTACAAATCCTTCCTCCAATctctcttttaccttcccctcgaTAATACTAGTTGAATAAAACCCCTTAAGGTTTACCAATAAttcaaattttcaaaaccagccagataTTGAATAATCTTTTCTTAGGGATTTCTGAAGTGAGGCTCCTGATCACACAACTACTTACTACAGAAAGGATTGCCCTGAATTCAGGTCTTCCCACGTCAAATAGTCACAACACATCTCCAGACGCAGGCTTCAGTCTCATTCCagatctctccccctgtctcgctCCTCATCCATTCACCAACTTCGGTCCTGATCCAGTTTCCCGGGGTCCTGGTCCGTTCCCCCAGACCTGAACTGGCAGTTAGCTGAAGCTCTGCTGCTCTGTGTAACTCCAGCAGTGCTTACCTTGCATGACAAGTCAGCTCAGCGGCTGCAGCATTTGTACTCGGTCTGGTACATGTAATCTTCTTTCTGAGAAACTTCGTGGCAATGTAGGTAACGACTGACATTGTCAAAACCGGTACCAAGATTGTAGTGCCTATGGAATTGGAATCAGCTCTCCCTGGGGAAAGGGAGGAGATATCAATCAGACCACATCCACCCAACCGTACAGCCCACCCATCAGCTCAGAAGAGAAACTTCATCCTGAAATTCGGGAACTGCTTTCACACAGTGCTCCTGCTGGGGTCTGAAAGGACAGTGGTCACTCATAGTGTTATTGTACCAAATATTAGTCCAAGTCTCAGGCCAAGGGGGGTGGGGACACCATTTCAAATCACATCAGAAAatgtttgaaagttgcatcaaAGTAAAAGCGAGACCAAGGATCAGTTGTTGTAAGCAATGGACACCTACTGTCCTCACCTGGTGACCCCAGACTCCAGCAACCTGGTTGATTCTGAAATTCCCTCTGAAAATGTGAAGCAAGTCATTTGGTATACCAAATGCTTACAGATCGTGAGGAAACGAATGAACCAGGTCAAATCATTCTTAGGGATAGAAACTACAAGAGAATAAACCCTGTCacgtgtgaggttgtccattttggaaggacaaataagaatgcggaatacagggttaatggtagggttcttagtcaggtggaggaacagagggatcttggggtctatgttcatagatctttgaaggttgccactcaggtggatagagtttgtaagaaggcctatggagtattatcgttcattagcagagggattgaattcaagagtcgtgaggtgatgttgcagctgtacgggactttggttaggccacagttggagtactgtgtgcagttctggtcgcctcactttaggaaagatgtggaagctttggagagggtgcagaggagatttaccaggatgttgcctggaatggagagtaggtcgtacgaggataggttgagagttctcggccttttctcgttggaacggcgaaggatgaggggtgacttgatagaggtttataagatgatcagaggaatagatagagtagacagtcagaaactttttccccgggtacaacagagtgttacaaggggacataaatttaaggtgaagggtggaaggtataggggagatgtcaggggtgggttctttacccagagagtggtgggggcatggaatgcgttgcctgtgggagtggcagagtcagattcattggtgacctttaagtggcatttggataggtacatggataggtgcttaagctaggacaaatgttcggcacaacatcgtgggccaaagggcctgttctgtgctgtatggttcTATGTTCTAGCCCTGCCGATCCTGCAAAGTCCCCTTCATGAACATCTGGGGCCagtgccaaaactgggagagcGGTCTCATTGATTAGTCCagtaacagcctgacacagtcataccCACGGGATCATACCTCATAGACAGTGTCCCAGaccccaccatcaccatccctggataggTCCTGTCCCACCCGCAGGACAGGCCCAGCAGAGGGGGGGGgcagcacagtgggatacagtggggagggagttgccctgggaatcCTCAACTTTGACtccggaccccatgaagtctcatggcttcaggttagacatgagcaaggaaacctcctgctgattaccacctaCCACcctccctcggctgatgaatcattactcctccatgttgaacaacactcagaggaagcactgagggtggcaaggacacagaatgtactctgggtgggggatttcaatgtcccaccaccaagagtggctcggcagcagcattactgatcgagctggtcgggATGTGAGAAATAAAACAGGAAAGAAAATATTGGCAAGCATAGTCGCATTTCAAAAATATGGACTTATTATGATAAACACTGTGGCTTTGTGCTGGGAAGGTCATGTCTGATAAATGTGCCTAagtttttgaggatgtgataAACATGATTGTGGGCAGGGTAACAGATTTGTGTAAATGGATTTtaacaaagcctttgacaaggtccctggTGGCAGGttgatacaaaaggtgaagtcccatgggatccacagtgagaTGGTCAggtagatacagaactggcctgGTCAGAGAAGACCGAGAATCACAGTGGAAGGGTGTTTTCTGCCTGGAGATCTGTcaccagtggtattccacagggatcagtgctaggaccccTGTTGTctgtaatatatatataaatgatctggaggagaaTGTCAGTCGTCTGatgagtaagtttgtggatgacataaaCAATGGGAGATCTCcagatagtgaggaagattgCCAAAGAATACAACAGGAAGTTgataggctggagacttgggGGGAGACTTGATAAATTAAAATCTAAATCAACTCCCTGTCTGTAAGATTCAGTTTGAAATCCTGAATCCATCCATCACATAACGTGGAAAAGGTTCAAGTACCTTTGGGATAATACCCTGTTTCCTGCCCAcgaaccaattctgtatccatgccaatatatagAGAAACCCCGATTAGCCcacattcaattatccgaatatcggattatccggctaggtcacaaggtcccgatgcttggatAAACTATGTTATCTGGGATTCCATGATCCGGAATTTGATGAACAGAATGAAATATTCCCTGCCCCGTGTGTGTCAGATGATGGAGGGTATAATCGGATACCCGGAACAGCGTGGCCTCCTTTTTTATGCCTTACCTTTTTGTGAACACCTTCTAAAAGTCCAACTACCTTTGATCTACCAGCTCgtgtgaagggtaaggctgactGAAGGAGGGAAACACAGGATACAGGGAAACCGAGATATTGAAGctctggttcagaaaaagaaggacgTATAGGTCAGGTGTAGCCATCTGGGATGAAGTGAATTCCTTGAGGAATATAGGGGTATATGGGAAATCAGAGGCAAAAAAGGGAATCTGAGAGAGCCCTCACAGATTCATAGATCgtagaagagtacagcacagtacaggcccttcggccctcgatgttatcACACTCTAAGATAAGGCTAGCCTATattcccttcattgtactatccaagagtcgtttaaatgtcccgaatgtctctgactctactcctACCACTGACAGTACATTTcacacacccatcactctctgtgtaaagaacctgcctctgacatttccccgaaaccctcctccaatcacattaaaataaTGTCCCTCATGATGGACATTACCCCCTAGGAAAAGGTCTCtgcctatccactctatctgtgcctgTCACCATcctgtacacctctgtcaagtcaccttcctccttcttcactccaatgagaaaccccaagctccctcaacctttcttcataagacacaccctccagtccaggcagcatcctgggaaatctcctctacactctcTCTAAACCTTCCAGATCCTTCCTACAATgaggtaaccagaactggacacaatattccatgtgtggtctaaccagggctctagagagctgcagcataacctcgcggctcttaaactcaatcccccgttaatgaaagccaacacaccatacaccttcttaacaacactatcaacttgggtggcaaccttgagggatgtatggacatgaactccaagatccctcagttcctccacagtgtcacagagtcatagtcagggagatgtacagcatggaaacagacccttcggtccaacccgtccacgct of the Chiloscyllium punctatum isolate Juve2018m chromosome 36, sChiPun1.3, whole genome shotgun sequence genome contains:
- the LOC140460088 gene encoding PC-esterase domain-containing protein 1A-like, translating into MAGLGPEQVQLLLRNKHLVVLGDSVQRTIYKDLVLFLQTENCLSAGQLRSKGEPSFKGDQLVEGGKLSNSTEYREVRLYHSPTHLLQFYFITRIYSDYVDRVLAGFQREPQPDILIVNSCVWDISRYGSNSIEQYRENLAKFFSRLREVILPECLVIWNMTMPLGEKIKGGFLIPELQYLEMSLRYDVIEANFYSALLADAHGFDVLDLHHQFRFALHHRAADGVHWSHVIHRQISQLLLEHIASAWGVALPPGKPQASVPVCRSQTWRIPSSNPAEVDFIADCLESNWGQPFPGYTSFHNVNPNDHLSIPAKSLPRLQDNWDQSAEQTRNSRVLRNNQLVMRHRPLHSRIPVPYNLPHYSGLH